A stretch of DNA from Sebastes umbrosus isolate fSebUmb1 chromosome 14, fSebUmb1.pri, whole genome shotgun sequence:
CCTTGCTCTGCTCTGATGTCCAACAGACAGCAGCATCTCTCTTGTTTCATGATAAATTATGTTTCTACAAACGCAAACAACATATTATGTTATGTGCAGAAAGCATCAGATTGCTATGAATCAACACACAGTCAGAGATACACATGGAGTCAGTTACTAGAAGAGAATTAAACGGTTTTACCGGAGAAACATGCTCGCAGTCCCACAAGCGACGCCATCTTGGATGGATAGCCAACCCAGAGACGAGTAAAATATCAAGAGAGTACCCTGACCAGCCCTAGAGTTGTTAGCTTAAGCAGCTCCAAGCAGCAGACAGAATAGTGTTTAATTTAGGTAATACAACCACACACATCAAGTAACTACTTAATTAAGTCCTCTGATAGGAGAAGGTGCAAAACTACAGGTTTTAGGATtcctactagtagtagtagtagtttgttTTTGAAGTTATTGTAAAAACTGCTTTGTATTCACTTGTCAcgcttttaaaaaatgtgtaaatatataaatctaGTATGTTTATGCTATTCATTAATCATACAATCACATATATTgtaacattatatattatataaactatatcGGTAGTTCATTATTTGACACTTCCTGCGTTTCAGGGGAATCTCATGAGGTAGTCCTCTCTGTTTTACTGAAACTCTCTGAACGTCTTACGTACAAAACGTGCATGATTACCGTAAACACGCTAATATGGTGAAATTTGTTGAATGTGccttttaaaatgcaaatgttgtATTACTGCCAGTTGtagtatattataatttttgaaaggctaaattgGCGGAGAAAATGTGAAGAGCGAAATGACTTTGAGGTGAGGAAAGAGTACGGTAAACACATTTTTGCTTGCCACTTTGGTTCAAGGTTTACGGTACAGCAGTGGCAGCCTTCTAGcttgagctaacgttagctagaaTGTTCTAGcacatgtttctgtgtttaaagGTGGAGTTTAAAGAGTTAACCTGCTATAAAAAGACTCAGTGTGTCCATTTATCCAACACAGCTTTATAGGACTACTGTAAAGGTAAGTTGTTTGAAGATTAAGGATTGTGTAGAGCTGCTAAGTTTCTGAAATATATGTTATTTAGCCTGATTCTAGtgatgttttctgatctgtTACTGTcaaacagcagtgtgtgtggtgATGTTAATGCTAGTATCTTTAAGAGTATAGTTAGAAGCTAAAAAAAGTCTAAGTGGGAGAAATGAGGTGTGTAATAGGAAGGAACAGGAGAGATGAGACAATCATATCAAGACTTAGACACACTggactaaacagcacactatttAAAATAGGTAAACATGACACAGGTAGATGTAATTATTGTGGACAAGAGGAAACTGTGGAGCATGTTGTGTTGCATTGTGAGAgatatgaggaagaaagaaggcaTTTGAGTCAGGGCTTCAAAGAGATTAAagtacactttgatttaatagataatctacaaaagaactcactaaatgagtgttatataatattatttcagtatcttagacaaattaatatgattggaaaaatatgaggttgtttgttttctttttctttttaatttttctttttaatttttctttttatatttagttaAGTTACAAAAGTCTGCTGGGTTTGGGATTCATAGTCTATCTACTGCTCATCATTCTAGGTTGTGTTGCTGATGTTGTCTTGTTTTCCTCCTCAGACAGACAGTGCACATCATGGCAGAAGAcaaaccagaccagaccaggAGGTACCCCCAGAACCTGCAGGGGGTCCTGCAGCTGGCGGTGGATGCTGGATCAGCCGCAGAGGGACCGGCCTCTGTTGAACCCATGACAGAGGAGGTAAGGAGGACCTGTTCATTATATACATGTCAAACCTGAGAAAACCAATATACACCTCACTGGGTCCAGACTTTGTAGTTCACCTCAGTTAGTCCCCCCACACAGGACCTAAGAACACCTCAGTTAGTCCCCCCACACAGGACCTAAGAACACCTCAGTTAGTCCCCCTTCgtgatgaaaataattgttagttttaGTCCGAGACACAAGCACTCTTCAAGTGCTCAAAACAATTTGGAGGCATTGTGCCAGCACAAGGTCATATGTGTTTACCCATTGTTTCTCATAATGTATCAGAACCAAATGGGTTCCTCTGAACTTAAATCTCTTTCTCAAGTCAATTTGGCCTCAGTCCAGATACTCTTTGGTCCTTTTGGATTTTTGTGTgggtttgaaatgttttttaaaaaaggacagtccatcacatttttatttggaCCCATGACGACCTCTATCTTGCATCAAAAGTAATTGTACTCTTTTTTTGTTCCAGAGGAAAACGTGGCTGAGAGATGCTCTTGCAGAAGTCTGTAGAGGGCAGATGGATGAAGTGGAGCAGATGAAGCAGTGCTTAGCCGTCTTATGCAAAGAGGGAACGAGCGAAAGGGAGCGAgaaggagaggatgaagaggatgaagatgTGCGGGAAACAGCCTTTGAGACGCTGTCAGAGTTGTGTGAGAACCTGGACAATGCTAGAGGTTTGTAATAAATCGTATTAGAGTTGATATTTTCCAAGCAGTCTATAGATGAGATGTTAGCATGGACGTAGAGCCACGAGCTACATCGATGTTCTGGATAAAAATACTCTTTGTTGGCTCTATCCTGAATGTGTCCCCTGTTCCTCTGCTTCACAGACCTAATGACTCTTGGTGGACTGGATCTGTGCTCCTCCCAGTATCTGTGTCATGCTCAAAGTGGACTGAGGTGGCGTGCTGCCCAGCTTATCGCTTCCTGCGCCCAGAACATGCCGGAGGTGCAGATCTACTTGCTTAGCATCGGTGCGCTGCCAAAGCTGCTGCAGCTGACCGACTCAGACCCCAACCCCACCGTCAGAGTAAAAGCCCTCTACGCTGTGTCATGTGAGTATCTAAGACAGAGCTGCAAAAATTCACTACAAAACATGTTCATGCTCAATACTGTCTTGAAACTggctaaaaataataatgactaGTAGTTTAATCAGAAGCATCAATGGGTTTTCTGACCACACTGAATGTGAGCATGTAaagcatttagattagattgTGATGCTGCTTGATGTTCAAGATACAGTACACCTCTGAACAAAACTGTATCCTGTTGTGACTTCAGGTCTGGTTCGAGAGCAGGAGGCAGGACTCCAGGCGTTCTTGTCCCACGATGGCTTCTCGATGCTGATGCGAGGAATGCAGTCTGACAACGAGAAGCTCAGGACCAAGTCTGCATTCCTTCTGCTCAACCTGCTCATGGCACATCCCGAACAGAAAGGTACAAATGAGGGACGCATCGAAACAGGACAGTGCCGTTAaactaaagattttttttattttattctttgtcAAAAAGCTGGCATTCAGAGTTAGACCATGTTGTGATACTACATTCCTTGCGTTTGTTCAATGTATAGTAGCTCGTCAATGCTGGTCGACATGCCTGTTCAGTGGAAGAGGAGTTTCTGGGATATGTTACTGTCTTTAAATGAGTTAAAGGaagagtgtgtaacatttagggggaaaTGTtgatggcagaaatggaatataatattaataagtatgttgtcTTTAGTAtacaatcacctgaaaataagaatcgttgtgttttcgttaccttagaatgagccgtttatatctacataatgAGCGTAAAGTTGCTTCTTTCACTTTGTGTCtgatatatctatatctgtcTCCTCCCTCCTGCAGACACCGTTGTCTCTATGGGTATGGGGCAGCAACTGGTATCTGTTCTCCGCACACCACACTCACCTTTCCATGAACACGTGCTCGGCGCCCTTTGCTGGTAAGAAACActctccacctctctgtctCCAACACTCCCAAGTGACATGAATTTATGGTTCACATTAGTAATTACacccttttgtgtgtgtgatgtctgtCTAGTCTGGTGGAAGACTGTCCACAGGGTCTGAAAGACTGCAGGAATCCTGCTCTGGGTCTGGAGGAGTTACTCAGACAGCGATCCAGAGAGCTCAAAGGACAAGAAGAGAGTCAGGTAATTCCTACGTCTTTGAGTCTGATGGTAAAAGATGGTGAAAGTATTATGAGAATTCAGAGCAAAAATTGTGTtttagttagggctgtcaatcgattaaaatatttaattgcgattaatcgcatgattgtccatagttaattgcgattaatcgaaaattaattgcacatttttatctgttcaaaatgtaccttaaagggagatttgtcaagtattttttttttttttttttttttttttttaagttattttttggggtgatttttaagcattttattgataggacagtggatagagtgttggaaagggggagagagagaagtgacatttggaaaggaccacaggccggattcgaacccgggtccaccgctgctaggactgagccttggcatttacatgggcgctcgctctaccgactgagctaaccagctgcccatttgtcaagtatttaatactcttatcaacatgggagtgggcaaatatgctgctttatgaaaatgtatgtatatatttattattggaaatcaattaacaatacaaaacaatgataaatattgtccagaaaccctcacaggtactgcatttagcataaaaaagatgctcaaatcataccatggtaaactgcagcccaacaggcaacaacagctgtcagtgtgtcagtgtgctgacttgactatgacttgccccaaactgcatgtgattatcataaagtgggcatgtctgtaaaggggatactcgtgggtacccatagaacccattttcattcacatatcttgaggtcaaaggaacctctttgaaaatgcccaaaatttagcagaagttcataacctcctttgtgacatggttggtaccaatggataatTGATCccgtaggttttctagtttcatatgatgtcagtattttcactctagctttaaaactgaacccactacaacctaaaaatcgcaagttgcgttaatgtgttaaagaaattagtggcattaaaacaaattggcGTTAATGTGTTTCTATCgcattaacattgacagccctatttttagtctctttttttatttctataatgGACAGAAGATATGGTTATAAGACAGTTGTCTTTTCTCATGTACAAAACTACTACTGCATGACTGCAAAATCTAGTGTTGTAGAAATGTGTACAATAGCAAGTCTAAACAAAGTGCTAACATTTTCAAGTGCTAACTAGATGCCAACACGTCGACACTTTTACTTGAGTGAATTTTAATTCTAGACCGATGAAGATatcagtttttaaaaagaaatccaTAGTATAGGATTAGGCTCAATCCTTCTCCAGGAAacagtttttaaagtcacatttttgTTTCCAACAGGAAGAACTGGACTTCTGTGAGCGATTGAGGGTTATTTGTTTCCGCGGGCAACAGTCGGATGACAATGGGATGGATCGCTGAAGTCTTATTTACCTCACCCTTTTTGGTATCCGTGTGCAAGGATGTAACAAGACATTCATGATCTGGGTCTTGTTTCAGAAAGCAGGTTCAACAAACTCTGAGCCTCGGCCTGAAATCTGAGTCGATGAAAAACTCTGAATTTTTGGTTTCAGAACAGCTGATCAAAGTTTGTTCAATCAATTCTAATTGGTTCACTCCGAGTCAAGCTCATGCATGGTGAATTAAAAAAGCCAtcaacaatggagctctgatACTACGATTCACCGTGGCAACaggtaaataaaagtaaataataatgtgATTGGTGAtggtgttaccatggtaactgaccCAGAGTTTGCATTCGCTCTCTTCCTGCAACTGAAAACCCAGAGTTTCCCTCATCTCAGAGTTAACTAACTCAGAGTTTTCACTGAACCAGCTTTCTGAAACCGGGCCCTGGATCGTGGATGTTAAGAAACGTTTTTGAGTGTTACCACAGAGGCTGTCCATACTTTGCATGTCATGCAGGAGCTGTATTTTACTGTGTAAATAGCTCTAAtgtataaaatactttttcaaGTCAGCTTTTATTTTAGTCCACTCTTTTCAGTTTTCTTCATATCTTAAATATAATACCTAACCAAATACCAATCTCCATCACAGGTAGTGTGTAAGTATTGATATGTATATCCCAGTGTTAATTCAGTTacatgtgcaattaatttttAATTGTTGTAAGTTAAGTTTGACTAAAGTCTCTGATTTAAAATatcttcatttcattttagtcAATTGTCTCTTAAAACATGACTCAGAATTATGGAcatcattgtttgttttttttacaccacatttatttattattaacaaaacaaattggcgtatttatatacatataatgaCCAGCTTACAAGTGGAAAACATGTGCACCACATacacaacataaacataaacaatattttGGCTCAAATCACAGAATACAGATGTTATTCTAAACTGATATTTGTGGagtttcttttacttttgtttgtagactgtggtatttttttataatggtATGACTATTGATATGATTATTCAAATGCAAACTGGAAACTGTTCTATTTTTACTCTTTTCCCGTATTTGATATAAATAGTATTTACCTCTCTCGAACATCTCTAGTATTTAAAGGCAGTCTGAGGAGGTTATACTTCAGACTTTGGGGATGCTACAGGGATGCTGTTTAGGAACTCTTCCATTTTGCCAATCCATCCTTGTTCGCCACCGCCtttatatcgcccacagctatTAGTAGCTGAGCCAAATAATATGTCACCATGACAAAAGCATGACCGTGCTCCATTGGTGCCATCACTTTGAAAGCTTGCACAGCCAGTGACATGTCGGACACCATGAAGGACAAACTTCCCAACAGTGTTGCTGCGTGGCGGGTTCTGATTGCTAACGCCCCCATTAGAACAATTAAGACAATGTAGACCCCCACAGCTGGAAGCAACACATCTGAGTCTGGAGCCTTCTGCAGGAATGGATATATGTGGATGTAGAAACCTCCTCCCACCATGAACAGGATCAGATATAGAAAACGGATCcagagggaagaggaagaggaatatGCCGTATAGTGACTGGAGAGGAAGGTGAGTGAGTACAACAGATGGGTCGCAGCAAATGCACCCATTCCTGAAACAGATGTGTGAGATGTTAAGGacatacattaataaacatctGGTAAATTAATTATTTGCAACATGCAAATCTTTGCAGCTTGACTTTAGAGCTTTCTAATAATCACAATgaagatatttatttttatgattacATTTATTACTATATCTGCATGCCCTTACTGTATATTCTCTAATTATAAGGCAAACGTACAGCTTAATTtgcattttgaaaaatgctcCGATTTGTGCTTCACTCATGTACAAACTCTTACCATGCAGAAAGAGCTCAGGCCACACCAGGCAGCAGTCACCTACAGCAGAGAAGAGCAGTCCTCCCGCCACACCCAGGATACTCTGACCTCCGTTCCAGCTCAGCACTACTGCAGCCAATAGGAGCGTCGGTGCTGATTTGATACCTGCAGACATGATGGACGCGGGTGTGTCAGGTGTCCACAGGTAGAAGTACACAGCTATGGACGAGAAGAAAggcaagagagaaagaaggacaGCACAGAACTGATAgataaagagaaacagaaggaaaCGGGGAGACAAATCACAATTTAAGTTTTTAAGAGATGGCtaaaattatgaaaatgttATCCTTTCCACATGGAGAAAGCTGTTGTAACATAAACAACTACTGACACAACGACTGTAAATAAGAGTAAATTATTTTTCCGTACCATGTTTCTCTTCTTCCGCCTGTCATAGGCATCTGTCTCAAGGATGTCCATCGTCTCAGAGTCAGCACAGATGTCTCAGTTGGATGACCCTGTCCTCTTAGGTACCATATATTTCCTTGAGTCTTTGCAGTTCTTCCTTTACCGTCTTGGCCACCAACACATATAATCCTCAGATGTTCTCGTCTTGTTCCCTCCTGTCTCAAATCTCTGCCGCGTCTCTCAGTCCATTGGTATTTCACAGCAATGAACTTTGGACCGATCCTTGCTGTCTGATTGCACTCTGATAACCAATGTCCTCCCCATTTTGAGTGCTCATGGACAAccagctgacctttgacctcttcgGCTGGAATGTACTAGTGACATCAACACATGAGGGGCAAAGTTGAACTAGTGGTACACTCGTATGATAAAGGTTGATTTCTTACTGTACATGTGAACTTCTGATGATTGTTGGTACAGTAATGACAAATTAATGGTGGGCAAAAGGCCAGAAAAGGATTTCCTTTGCCTTTGAGTCATATCTCTAAACCTTGTAGGAGATGCAAAATGAACTATTTGTCTCCCTGCGCAAAtatgaccagagagagagaaataactCACTACTGTATGTCAAGGCTGGAAACACCCAACCAAGTAACACCATCCTATTTTCAAAACTGTCTAATGTGAAAGCAAAAAAGCTGCTGCTGTACAGGATTATTTACCAACAAATGTTTAATATGTGATatatgacactttttttttaggggtactgcaaaaaaatgcaaaatcttaCAAAGTATATTTGTCTGATTACTAgtcaaaatatctcataacactTAATGAAAGACATAGTCACCTAACAagtaacatttcagtgagatATAGAGACTTGTTTTTAGACAATGCATAATATCTTAAGTGAAAAAAATACTACTTTTGAGCATTAAAGGCTTATTATGACACACAGCTCTTCCTGCTACAAGTGAAATAAAGCTCAAAAATAGTTTTCCCAGCTAATTTAAATATCTCTTTTATCCTGAAAGGCCTAAATATTACATCTCATTTCAAGAAATCTTACCAACTTGTTCCactggcagattttttttaaaaacttactACAAGCAGAAACACCTTTTATTCACTCATTTTGAAGTGGCCTTTTGTGGATTTGCATTGAGTTCACCAGATGGCCACACTGCGTTAGATTTCTCTAAAAAGACGAGAGCCACACCACGCGATAttgtaacagaaaaaaaacaacagagctATGTAGttgataaaaataaacatgtgcTTGCaggacaaataaaagaaaaataaacatgttgacTGATACAGAACGTGTAATGTAAGAATCAATTTCTGTCTCATTTGTCATACACAGTTTTATTCTGTGATGCATTTTACAAGAGATTCTGAATGCACCTGAaattaaaatagttttaaatgtatggaggaggaggaggctcatCATTCCAAAAGTCCGTACTGTGTTTGGTCATAACTCCTTTCATTTTGCCGCTGCAAATGACTGGAACTCACTACAAAAACACGCTCAAACTAacagctctcacctctctcaacatgttcaaacaaaagctgcaacaagtcatagttgactgctgtacttgctgaccagccctcacttctctctctctcttccatttttacaaagaacatccagtaatccgcctttttttgtacatagtgtttattaatttacctatgctgtttttagccattttctcatgtgtttgtcatactgtattgtatctgtgctgtttgtgtcacttgtgtggactgtgctactgcctcttggccaggtcatcattgtaaatgagaattggttctcaattgattttacctggttaaataaaggtcaaataaaaataaaaaggaggaggaggagatcagCGTGTGACAGTTCCACACATTGAAGGACTAATAATGATTAACTAGGGCCTCTCTGAGTTAAACTTTGTACTCTGCTTTCCCACAATTCCTGGAGTCGTGGGCCGGTTGTTGTGCTTCAAGTTGGGAGTTACACAGCTCTGCAGGGGTGTGGGATTATCTGGTGAGTAAAGCAATAAATAGTAAGTGTTATACTGGTAAAGATAGGAAGTAAGGTCAAAAgcatacatgtatgtgtgttggtTTGTGTTGTCAAGTTGCAGGTGAATGTTCTGGGCTTTTCTCAGCATGTTTGCTTTCTCAGCACAGGACATGGCCACCATCTCTTCCTCACAAAGGATTGGAGTTGTAGGATACGGACATCTAGGTCTGAACCCCCCCTCTCAAACACACTTTCTGACGTACATCCTTATGAGTCTTTTGTTTAGATCTATccatcatgtgtgtttgtgtgtgtgtgtgcttcaggGCAGTACCTGGTGCAGAGGATCCTTAAAGATGGAGCTGCTCTCGGTCTAACGCTGGCTTTCGTTTGGAACAGAAATTCAGACAAGCTGAAAGGTTTAGTTCCTGATGAACTCATACTTGGTGATCTATCATCCTTTGCAGAcaggtgaaaacacacacacacataagtaaTATAATAAACCCATATGCAAAACACCAGCATTCCTATATGATCTCTGTGCTACCATAGTAGACAGCATGCACCTAATTTTCCTTGACATCTTTTTAACAAAACGTTTTATAACTGCATTTTACAGGCGATGTGATGTGATTGTAGAGGTGTGCCATCCGCAGATAGTGAAAGAATTTGGGCATCACTTCCTTTCTCAGTGTCATTTCATGGTGAGAGTCCCCTCTGTTTGTGTGGTTGTTGCAAAACAGGGtatttaatttttctatttTGCAGCATTTTATATAGATAGAAATAGATTAGCCTTCATAAATCATTTGTTTCTTATGTTCCTGCTTCTCAACTTTAAGACTAAAACAGATAAGAGTAAGACAGGTGACGAGGTGTGTTTATCAGTGAGGCTTTGATTAACTGGACACTGGTGTATTCTAAAGAGGAGATTTAGttattataatctttttggttTTATGTATGTTAGGGATTGTCAGTATGTTTGGCCAACTGTCTGATACATTTCAACATGGTAGcatagttttatttagtttagtttttattcttaaaataaaataggCACTGCCTATGTCCGTTATagaaaattaaaacacataaaCTGACACAAAGTTTCATCTGTTCGGACTGTTAATCTCAGCATTATGACGTCCTCTTTGTGCCtttattttctcctcctcctctcaggtgGGCTCTCCCTCTGCCCTCTCTGATCCGGATCTGAACCAGAAGCTGCGTCAGGCGGCTCAGCAGCATGGTAGGACGCTCTACGTCCCCAGTGGTGCATTATGGGGAGGCCAGGACATCCAGAGGCTGAATGATAGCAGAGCCTTGAAGGTAACACTGGGCTAGTGCAGGTGTGATGTCAGACAGAGTGGTAcaggaataataataactttatttatatagcacttttccaaaacaagttacaaagtgctttacaaagacataaaaagcaattagtaataaataaaaatagaatggatacagtaaaaatgacaagcAAGGTATGAAGtactaaaacacacaataacaacaagTACAATAATAGCAGAAGATTAACCAATTAAGAGAAATCAATTAAGAGAAAACAATtctgaaaaagtgtttttttaaaagggatTGAAAGACAAACAGAGTTAGCCTACCTGATCTCCTCCGGCAGGTCGTTCCAGAGTCGTGGGGTCTTGACTCCAAAGGCTCAGTCTCCTCTGGCTTTTAGCATTGATCTAGGAATAACTAAAAGACCTCTGCCGGAGGATCTCAGGCTGCATTCAGGCCCGTAAAGGGGTCAGTAGGTCAGTGATATAATCAAGGGTCAACCCCATCCGTGCTTTAAAAGtaatcattaaaatgtttaaatcaattcTAAGATGTAAGGTAACCAATGTAGAGATGCTAAAACAGATGTTATGTGGACTCTTCTTTTGGATTTTGAACTAGTTGATGTTTGGAGAGGTTGTGTTGGGTGAGACAGGAATACAGTGAGTTACAGTAGTCTAAACGGGATGTAATGAAAGCGTGGATGACAGTTTCTAGATTCTtaggagataaaaaaaagatctaatttTTGAGATATTATGAAGTTGTAAAAAGCACGATTGAATGCCAGACTTCACCTGTTGGTCAAAGTTAAGTTTGTATAATAAGATAACTCCTAGATTTCTGCACTGGGTTTTTATGCAGCAGGACAGAGAACTTGAGTGAGAGTAGAAGTGCTCGCTAGACCTATGATGATGgcttcagatttatctgagttTAGCTGAAGAAGGCATGCGGTGACCACTCTACACATGGTTTAGACTTTGAGAATGAAAGGGCAGcttgcaaatggcaaataaactcttattttattttcaggaTATGAGTGTCTTCTGGTAAACCTTATTGTCTGTTTCTTCtcttgttttcaggctttgttTATAAGAATGTCCAAGCATCCATCCTGCTTCCGGCTGACAGGAGACGTCCTCTCTGACTGGACGGAGGGAGAGGGCAGGCGTGTTTTATTCAGAGGCTCAGTGGCAGAGTTGTGCCCACTCGCTCCGAACAACGTTAACAccatggcagcagcagcagtggcagcagGAACACTCGGCTTCACTGGTGTTCAGGGAGAGATTGTGTCTGATACAGCGTGAGTCTTTCTTAACAAATCTGACTGACCTGATGCAGCCTTTCATATCTGCTTAAATGACACTTTTCACACCTCTTCATGCCCCAGGTTAAGTGACTATCATGTGGTGGAGGTGGATGTGATGGGGCCCGGGGGCTTCTCAGTAAACACAGTGAGGAGAAATCCAGCCAAACTCGGAGCTGTAACCGGCAGCGCAACATACAACTCCTTCTGGAATAGTTTACTAGGTGAGTCCTTCAAAACATGGTCAGatccaaatacaaaaatactccgttacaagtaaaagccctgcattcaaattcctacttaagtaaaagtacagaagtattatcagcaaattgtaagtaaaa
This window harbors:
- the aspdh gene encoding putative L-aspartate dehydrogenase isoform X1, with product MFWAFLSMFAFSAQDMATISSSQRIGVVGYGHLGQYLVQRILKDGAALGLTLAFVWNRNSDKLKGLVPDELILGDLSSFADRRCDVIVEVCHPQIVKEFGHHFLSQCHFMVGSPSALSDPDLNQKLRQAAQQHGRTLYVPSGALWGGQDIQRLNDSRALKALFIRMSKHPSCFRLTGDVLSDWTEGEGRRVLFRGSVAELCPLAPNNVNTMAAAAVAAGTLGFTGVQGEIVSDTALSDYHVVEVDVMGPGGFSVNTVRRNPAKLGAVTGSATYNSFWNSLLVCKGHGGRVYLC
- the tmem86b gene encoding lysoplasmalogenase: MDILETDAYDRRKKRNMFCAVLLSLLPFFSSIAVYFYLWTPDTPASIMSAGIKSAPTLLLAAVVLSWNGGQSILGVAGGLLFSAVGDCCLVWPELFLHGMGAFAATHLLYSLTFLSSHYTAYSSSSSLWIRFLYLILFMVGGGFYIHIYPFLQKAPDSDVLLPAVGVYIVLIVLMGALAIRTRHAATLLGSLSFMVSDMSLAVQAFKVMAPMEHGHAFVMVTYYLAQLLIAVGDIKAVANKDGLAKWKSS
- the hspbp1 gene encoding hsp70-binding protein 1 → MAEDKPDQTRRYPQNLQGVLQLAVDAGSAAEGPASVEPMTEERKTWLRDALAEVCRGQMDEVEQMKQCLAVLCKEGTSEREREGEDEEDEDVRETAFETLSELCENLDNARDLMTLGGLDLCSSQYLCHAQSGLRWRAAQLIASCAQNMPEVQIYLLSIGALPKLLQLTDSDPNPTVRVKALYAVSCLVREQEAGLQAFLSHDGFSMLMRGMQSDNEKLRTKSAFLLLNLLMAHPEQKDTVVSMGMGQQLVSVLRTPHSPFHEHVLGALCCLVEDCPQGLKDCRNPALGLEELLRQRSRELKGQEESQEELDFCERLRVICFRGQQSDDNGMDR
- the aspdh gene encoding putative L-aspartate dehydrogenase isoform X2, which translates into the protein MATISSSQRIGVVGYGHLGQYLVQRILKDGAALGLTLAFVWNRNSDKLKGLVPDELILGDLSSFADRRCDVIVEVCHPQIVKEFGHHFLSQCHFMVGSPSALSDPDLNQKLRQAAQQHGRTLYVPSGALWGGQDIQRLNDSRALKALFIRMSKHPSCFRLTGDVLSDWTEGEGRRVLFRGSVAELCPLAPNNVNTMAAAAVAAGTLGFTGVQGEIVSDTALSDYHVVEVDVMGPGGFSVNTVRRNPAKLGAVTGSATYNSFWNSLLVCKGHGGRVYLC